A single window of Kitasatospora sp. HUAS MG31 DNA harbors:
- a CDS encoding SDR family oxidoreductase produces the protein MTPSFKGQVAVVTGASRGIGLGIARALVERGAKVCITARSPEPLAEAVRDLGGPENAIAVAGKADDAAHQEEAVARTLETFGRLDLLVNNTGINPVYGPVLDTDPDAAAKILAVNVLAPLAWTRRAHAAWMGEHGGAVVNVASIAGIRTSAGIGMYGVSKAALIRLTAELAAELGPDIRVNAVAPAIVKTKFAEALYEGREEKVVRAYPLRRLGLPEDVAGAVAFLLSADAAWITGQTLVVDGGVTLGGGL, from the coding sequence ATGACACCCTCGTTCAAGGGCCAGGTGGCCGTGGTCACCGGAGCCAGCCGGGGCATCGGCCTCGGCATCGCACGCGCACTGGTCGAGCGCGGCGCCAAGGTCTGCATCACCGCCCGGAGCCCCGAGCCGCTGGCCGAGGCCGTCCGCGACCTCGGCGGGCCGGAGAACGCCATCGCGGTGGCCGGAAAGGCCGACGACGCCGCCCACCAGGAGGAGGCCGTCGCCCGCACCCTGGAGACGTTCGGCCGCCTCGACCTGCTGGTCAACAACACCGGCATCAACCCGGTCTACGGCCCGGTCCTGGACACCGACCCGGACGCCGCCGCCAAGATCCTCGCGGTCAACGTCCTCGCCCCGCTGGCCTGGACCCGCCGCGCCCACGCCGCCTGGATGGGCGAGCACGGCGGCGCCGTGGTCAACGTCGCCTCCATCGCCGGCATCCGCACCTCCGCCGGCATCGGCATGTACGGCGTCAGCAAGGCCGCCCTGATCCGCCTCACCGCCGAGCTGGCCGCCGAACTCGGCCCCGACATCCGGGTCAACGCGGTCGCCCCCGCCATCGTCAAGACCAAGTTCGCCGAGGCCCTGTACGAGGGCCGCGAGGAGAAGGTCGTCCGGGCGTACCCGCTGCGCCGCCTCGGCCTGCCCGAGGACGTGGCCGGCGCCGTGGCCTTCCTGCTCTCCGCCGACGCCGCCTGGATCACCGGCCAGACCCTGGTCGTCGACGGCGGCGTGACCCTGGGCGGCGGCCTGTGA
- a CDS encoding acyl-CoA dehydrogenase family protein, translating into MSDLLYSEIEEELRSSLRALLADRCPPAAVLARCESPEPYDPALWRALARELGVTGLQVPEELGGAGASLRETAVVLEELGRAAAPVPFLGSAVLATTALLTACPEDALLPRIAGGERAAALAVPFSTAPDAAFPATVRVDSAGTLNGRVTSVADALPAGLLLVPAIGGQGAALYAVEAGAAGLGIVRRTSLDLTRQLADVTLNGVPARRLAVGGAAEQAVRQALLTGAGLLASEQLGIAEWCLDTTVAYLKERRQFGRALGSFQALKHRLADLWLEVVGARAAARYAADALATGSADAAVGVAVAAAYCGAVAVRAAEECVQLHGGIGMTWEHPAHLYLKRAKADQIALGTPGHHRTLLAELVDLPA; encoded by the coding sequence GTGAGCGATCTGCTCTACTCCGAGATCGAGGAGGAACTCCGCTCCAGCCTCCGTGCCCTGCTCGCCGACCGCTGCCCGCCCGCGGCCGTCCTGGCCCGCTGCGAGAGCCCCGAGCCGTACGACCCCGCGCTGTGGCGGGCGCTGGCCCGCGAGCTCGGCGTGACCGGGCTGCAGGTGCCCGAGGAGCTCGGCGGCGCCGGGGCGAGCCTGCGCGAGACCGCCGTGGTGCTGGAGGAGTTGGGGCGGGCCGCCGCGCCCGTCCCGTTCCTGGGCAGCGCGGTGCTCGCCACCACCGCCCTGCTCACCGCCTGCCCCGAGGACGCGCTGCTGCCGCGGATCGCCGGCGGGGAGCGCGCCGCCGCCCTGGCCGTCCCGTTCTCCACCGCGCCGGACGCCGCCTTCCCCGCCACCGTCCGGGTCGACAGCGCAGGGACGCTCAACGGACGCGTCACCTCGGTGGCCGACGCCCTGCCGGCCGGGCTGCTGCTGGTACCCGCGATCGGCGGGCAGGGGGCCGCGCTGTACGCCGTGGAGGCCGGCGCCGCCGGGCTCGGCATCGTCCGGCGCACCTCGCTGGACCTCACCCGGCAGCTCGCCGACGTGACCCTCAACGGCGTGCCCGCCCGGCGGCTGGCCGTCGGCGGGGCGGCCGAACAGGCGGTACGGCAAGCACTGCTCACCGGCGCCGGGCTGCTCGCCTCCGAGCAGCTGGGGATCGCCGAGTGGTGCCTGGACACCACGGTGGCGTACCTCAAGGAGCGGCGGCAGTTCGGGCGGGCGCTCGGGTCGTTCCAGGCGCTGAAGCACCGGCTGGCCGACCTGTGGCTGGAGGTGGTCGGGGCGCGGGCGGCGGCACGGTACGCGGCGGACGCCCTGGCGACCGGCAGCGCGGACGCGGCGGTGGGGGTCGCGGTGGCCGCGGCGTACTGCGGGGCGGTTGCGGTGCGGGCGGCGGAGGAGTGCGTGCAGCTGCACGGCGGCATCGGGATGACCTGGGAACACCCCGCCCATCTCTACCTCAAGCGCGCCAAGGCCGACCAGATCGCCCTCGGCACCCCGGGCCACCACCGGACGCTGCTGGCCGAGTTGGTGGACCTGCCTGCGTAG
- a CDS encoding NADPH:quinone oxidoreductase family protein: MRAWQVGALGEPLEAMALAEDLPRPEPAEGQLLVRVRAAAVNFPDALMVRGHYQVRPPLPFTPGVELCGEVVDGERAGERVIGTALLPAGAFAEYALMDARGAFPAPAALDDAEAAALHIGYQTAWFGLHRRAAIQPGETLLVHAAAGGVGSAAVQLGRAAGATAIGVVGGAEKAAVARELGADLVIDRQREDFVGAVKEATGGRGADVVFDPVGGEAYTGSTKCVAFEGRILVVGFAGGTIPAPGLNHALVKNYAILGLHWGLYNTHDPRAVGRAHRELTELADKGAVRPLVSERLPLDRAADAVHRVAAGTTTGRIAILP; this comes from the coding sequence ATGAGGGCATGGCAGGTCGGCGCGCTGGGCGAGCCGCTGGAGGCGATGGCACTGGCCGAGGACCTCCCCCGGCCCGAGCCCGCCGAGGGGCAACTGCTGGTCCGGGTCCGGGCCGCGGCGGTCAACTTCCCCGACGCGCTGATGGTCCGCGGCCACTACCAGGTCCGGCCCCCGCTGCCGTTCACCCCCGGCGTCGAGCTGTGCGGCGAGGTGGTCGACGGCGAGCGCGCCGGGGAGAGGGTGATCGGAACCGCGCTGCTGCCCGCCGGCGCCTTCGCCGAGTACGCGCTGATGGACGCCCGCGGCGCCTTCCCCGCCCCGGCCGCCCTGGACGACGCCGAGGCCGCCGCCCTGCACATCGGCTACCAGACCGCCTGGTTCGGCCTGCACCGCCGCGCGGCGATCCAGCCGGGGGAGACCCTGCTGGTGCACGCCGCCGCCGGCGGGGTCGGCAGCGCCGCCGTCCAGCTCGGCCGGGCCGCCGGGGCCACCGCCATCGGGGTCGTCGGCGGAGCCGAGAAGGCCGCCGTGGCAAGGGAGTTGGGCGCGGACCTGGTGATCGACCGGCAGCGCGAGGACTTCGTCGGCGCGGTGAAGGAGGCCACCGGCGGGCGCGGCGCGGACGTGGTCTTCGACCCGGTGGGCGGGGAGGCGTACACCGGTTCCACGAAGTGCGTCGCCTTCGAGGGCCGGATCCTGGTGGTCGGCTTCGCCGGCGGCACCATCCCCGCACCCGGGCTCAACCACGCCCTGGTGAAGAACTACGCGATCCTCGGCCTGCACTGGGGGCTCTACAACACCCACGACCCCCGGGCCGTCGGACGCGCCCACCGCGAGCTGACCGAACTCGCCGACAAGGGCGCGGTCCGCCCCCTGGTCAGCGAACGCCTCCCGCTCGACCGCGCCGCCGACGCCGTCCACCGCGTCGCCGCCGGCACCACCACCGGCCGCATCGCCATCCTCCCCTGA
- a CDS encoding SDR family oxidoreductase, which produces MSGPATVTGQGVVVTGAGHGIGAALAEAFAAEGARVVVNDLDAEAAREVAERIGGVAVPGDAAGAEGVAELITAARRALGSIDLYCANAGIATSGGADADPAAWERSWEVNVLAHVRASQLLLPDWLERGRGRFLATVSAAGLLTMLGSAPYAVTKHGALAYAEWLAATYRHRGIRVHALCPQGVRTRMLDGTGDLGKVLLAPTAIEPAEVAEATLKAIAEERFLILPHPEVADYYAARATTPDRWIDGMNKLQQAIEHQRPDAAH; this is translated from the coding sequence GTGAGCGGGCCCGCCACCGTGACCGGACAGGGCGTGGTGGTCACCGGCGCCGGCCACGGCATCGGCGCCGCCCTCGCCGAGGCCTTCGCCGCCGAGGGCGCCCGGGTCGTGGTCAACGACCTGGACGCGGAGGCCGCCCGCGAGGTCGCCGAACGGATCGGCGGAGTGGCCGTCCCCGGCGACGCCGCCGGCGCCGAGGGCGTGGCCGAGCTGATCACCGCCGCCCGCAGGGCCCTCGGCTCCATCGACCTGTACTGCGCCAACGCGGGCATCGCCACCTCCGGCGGCGCCGACGCCGACCCCGCCGCCTGGGAACGGTCCTGGGAGGTCAACGTGCTCGCCCACGTCCGGGCGAGCCAGCTGCTGCTCCCCGACTGGCTGGAGCGCGGCCGCGGCCGCTTCCTCGCCACCGTCTCCGCCGCCGGGCTGCTCACCATGCTCGGCTCCGCGCCGTACGCGGTGACCAAGCACGGCGCGCTCGCCTACGCCGAGTGGCTCGCCGCCACCTACCGCCACCGCGGCATCCGGGTCCACGCCCTGTGCCCGCAGGGCGTCCGCACCCGGATGCTGGACGGCACCGGCGACCTGGGCAAGGTCCTGCTCGCCCCGACCGCCATCGAACCGGCCGAGGTCGCCGAGGCCACCCTCAAGGCGATCGCCGAGGAGCGCTTCCTGATCCTCCCGCACCCCGAGGTGGCCGACTACTACGCGGCCCGCGCCACCACACCCGACCGCTGGATCGACGGCATGAACAAGCTCCAGCAGGCCATCGAGCACCAGCGGCCCGACGCCGCGCACTGA
- a CDS encoding NAD(P)/FAD-dependent oxidoreductase, producing the protein MDTPHVIVGASLAGAKAAEALREEGFGGPIVLIGEERERPYERPPLSKGYLLGKDEREKIFVHPEGWYAEHQVNLRLGTAVTGIDPAARTVTLDGGERVAFASLLLATGASPRRLKVPGGEGPSVRYLRRVGDCERLKEDFRAGRRVAVIGAGWIGLETAAAARTAGCEVTVLEVAELPLLRVLGREVAQVFADLHRAHGVDLRFGVQVAEIREDGVLLGDGTRVPAEVVVVGVGIAPNTALAAAAGLEVDNGVRTDPHLRTSHPDVFAAGDVANAFHPLYGRPIRVEHWANALHQPKVAARSMLGRDTVYDRVPYFFTDQFDLGMEYTGYVEPGGYDRVVFRGDVAGREFLAFWLAGDRVLAGMNVNVWDVTDPIRELVRSGRPVDPAALADASVPLTELA; encoded by the coding sequence GTGGACACCCCCCATGTGATCGTCGGCGCGAGCCTGGCGGGCGCGAAGGCGGCGGAGGCCCTGCGCGAGGAGGGCTTCGGCGGCCCGATCGTGCTCATCGGCGAGGAGCGGGAACGCCCGTACGAGCGTCCGCCGCTGTCCAAGGGCTACCTGCTGGGCAAGGACGAGCGGGAGAAGATCTTCGTCCACCCGGAGGGCTGGTACGCCGAGCACCAGGTGAACCTGCGGCTGGGCACGGCCGTCACCGGCATCGACCCCGCCGCCCGGACGGTGACCCTCGACGGCGGTGAGCGGGTCGCCTTCGCCTCGCTGCTGCTGGCCACCGGCGCCTCGCCGCGGCGGCTGAAGGTGCCCGGCGGGGAGGGCCCGTCGGTGCGGTACCTGCGCCGGGTCGGGGACTGCGAGCGGCTGAAGGAGGACTTCCGGGCCGGCCGGCGGGTCGCGGTGATCGGCGCGGGCTGGATCGGTCTGGAGACCGCCGCCGCCGCGCGGACCGCCGGGTGCGAGGTCACCGTGCTGGAGGTCGCCGAACTGCCGCTGCTGCGGGTGCTCGGCCGCGAGGTGGCGCAGGTCTTCGCCGACCTGCACCGGGCGCACGGCGTGGACCTGCGGTTCGGCGTCCAGGTGGCGGAGATCCGCGAGGACGGCGTGCTGCTCGGGGACGGCACCCGGGTGCCCGCCGAGGTGGTGGTGGTCGGCGTCGGCATCGCCCCGAACACCGCCCTGGCCGCCGCGGCCGGGCTGGAGGTCGACAACGGTGTCCGCACCGATCCGCACCTGCGCACCTCGCACCCGGACGTGTTCGCCGCGGGCGACGTGGCCAACGCCTTCCACCCGCTCTACGGCAGGCCGATCCGGGTCGAGCACTGGGCCAACGCCCTCCACCAGCCGAAGGTCGCCGCCCGCTCGATGCTCGGCCGGGACACCGTCTACGACCGGGTGCCGTACTTCTTCACCGACCAGTTCGACCTGGGCATGGAGTACACCGGCTACGTCGAACCGGGGGGCTACGACCGGGTGGTGTTCCGCGGGGACGTCGCGGGCCGCGAGTTCCTGGCGTTCTGGCTGGCCGGGGACCGGGTGCTGGCCGGGATGAACGTCAACGTCTGGGACGTCACCGACCCGATCCGGGAGCTGGTGCGGTCCGGACGCCCGGTCGACCCGGCGGCGCTGGCCGACGCCTCGGTGCCGCTGACGGAGCTGGCCTGA
- a CDS encoding VOC family protein, with translation MGEPTARVRCVAAAPCWVSLMARDLDTARAFYGPLLGWTFEPGPDRFGPYLRAVVEGVEVAGIGVVAGDWQPPVAWTTYFGTESADRAAEGVRERGGTLAVGPLAFDAGRIVLAADPGGAAFGIWEGDLGEDSWTATPGAPVWIELRTADPFAAALFYGEVFDWDRREPKHFEVRYEHERVVLRSEGRSVAALRGSIGTPPHWEVFFSVEDTDAAVRRAVELGGAAVGQPSDTPYGRVARLRDSEGGFFSVISSQPR, from the coding sequence ATGGGTGAACCGACGGCCCGGGTGCGCTGCGTGGCGGCCGCACCGTGCTGGGTCAGCCTGATGGCCCGCGACCTCGACACCGCACGGGCCTTCTACGGCCCTCTGCTCGGCTGGACCTTCGAGCCAGGGCCGGACCGCTTCGGCCCGTACCTGCGGGCCGTGGTCGAGGGCGTCGAGGTGGCCGGCATCGGCGTGGTGGCGGGGGACTGGCAGCCCCCGGTCGCCTGGACCACGTACTTCGGGACGGAGAGCGCCGACCGGGCCGCCGAAGGCGTCCGCGAACGCGGGGGCACCCTGGCCGTCGGCCCGCTCGCCTTCGACGCCGGACGGATCGTGCTGGCCGCCGACCCCGGGGGCGCCGCCTTCGGCATCTGGGAGGGCGACCTCGGCGAGGACAGCTGGACGGCCACCCCCGGTGCACCGGTCTGGATCGAGCTGCGCACCGCCGACCCGTTCGCCGCCGCCCTCTTCTACGGCGAGGTCTTCGACTGGGACCGCCGCGAGCCCAAGCACTTCGAGGTGCGGTACGAGCACGAGCGCGTGGTGCTCCGCTCCGAGGGGCGCAGCGTGGCGGCGCTGCGCGGGTCGATCGGGACGCCCCCGCACTGGGAGGTGTTCTTCTCGGTGGAGGACACCGACGCGGCGGTTCGGCGCGCGGTCGAGCTCGGCGGCGCGGCAGTGGGGCAGCCGTCGGACACCCCGTACGGCCGGGTGGCCCGGCTGCGGGACAGCGAGGGCGGGTTCTTCTCGGTGATCAGCTCCCAGCCGCGCTGA
- a CDS encoding TetR/AcrR family transcriptional regulator, which yields MTDQATADLWPGERAEAARRLLLAAVESFAGRGYHATTTRDIATAAGMSPAALYIHYPSKAALLAEISRTGHRATLDLVERAEAAEGDPVGRMRRLVEDFTVWHARGHTVGRIVNNELHALPEDAFAEVAELRIRIEETVRRIIADGVAAGAFDVPDIRTAARAVTSLGIDVSRWYTDRSSESPEELGRRYAVLVLRMLGARNA from the coding sequence ATGACCGACCAAGCGACCGCCGACCTGTGGCCCGGAGAGCGCGCCGAGGCCGCCCGGCGGCTGCTGCTCGCGGCGGTGGAGTCCTTCGCCGGCCGCGGGTACCACGCCACCACCACCCGGGACATCGCCACCGCCGCGGGGATGAGCCCGGCCGCGCTGTACATCCACTACCCGTCCAAGGCCGCCCTGCTCGCCGAGATCAGCCGGACCGGCCACCGCGCGACCCTGGACCTGGTCGAGCGGGCCGAGGCCGCGGAGGGCGACCCGGTCGGACGGATGCGGCGCCTGGTCGAGGACTTCACGGTGTGGCACGCCCGCGGCCACACGGTCGGACGGATCGTCAACAACGAGCTGCACGCGCTGCCCGAGGACGCCTTCGCCGAGGTGGCCGAGCTGCGGATCCGGATCGAGGAGACGGTCCGGCGGATCATCGCCGACGGCGTCGCGGCCGGCGCCTTCGACGTCCCGGACATCCGCACCGCGGCCCGCGCGGTCACCTCCCTGGGCATCGACGTCTCGCGCTGGTACACCGACCGCAGCAGCGAGTCCCCGGAGGAGCTCGGGCGCCGGTACGCCGTCCTGGTCCTGCGGATGCTGGGCGCCCGGAACGCCTGA
- a CDS encoding DUF2470 domain-containing protein — MSQPEKQSVPVADRPAHRAGPAPSGAERARTLLEFASSVVVDVPGADLRARPGIAPLVECTVLPDGALALLVERSSALLRIVALAPEDQVPAELEAVDVAPVALPHRIRGRVHAHGRLSTTGPVTDAWIEHLFPRHPADGLTLLRFELDHLAVDDLRGTECCVGLDAFTAAEPDPVAAEEAVLLQHLAAAHPDHLWNLAAGALDGPAALTSWRGAGNLRAVSPVAMDRYGLRLRLFGEQDGRMLDARFEFHRPVTAPEDLPEAVHRLFAG; from the coding sequence ATGTCCCAGCCCGAGAAGCAGTCCGTCCCCGTCGCCGACCGGCCCGCGCACCGCGCCGGGCCCGCCCCGAGCGGCGCCGAACGGGCCCGTACGCTGCTGGAGTTCGCCTCGTCGGTGGTGGTCGACGTCCCGGGCGCCGACCTGCGGGCCCGTCCGGGCATCGCGCCGCTGGTGGAGTGCACGGTGCTGCCGGACGGCGCGCTGGCGCTGCTGGTGGAGCGGTCCTCGGCGCTGCTGCGGATCGTCGCCCTCGCCCCCGAGGACCAGGTGCCCGCCGAACTGGAGGCGGTGGACGTGGCCCCGGTCGCCCTGCCGCACCGCATCCGCGGCCGGGTGCACGCGCACGGCCGGCTCAGCACCACCGGACCGGTCACCGACGCGTGGATCGAGCACCTCTTCCCGCGCCACCCGGCCGACGGCCTCACCCTGCTCCGGTTCGAGCTCGACCACCTGGCCGTGGACGACCTCCGGGGCACCGAGTGCTGCGTCGGCCTGGACGCCTTCACCGCCGCCGAGCCCGACCCGGTGGCCGCCGAGGAGGCCGTCCTGCTCCAGCACCTCGCCGCCGCCCACCCCGACCACCTGTGGAACCTCGCCGCCGGCGCCCTGGACGGCCCGGCCGCCCTGACCTCCTGGCGCGGCGCCGGCAACCTCCGGGCGGTCAGCCCGGTCGCCATGGACCGGTACGGCCTGCGGCTGCGGCTGTTCGGCGAGCAGGACGGGCGGATGCTCGACGCCCGCTTCGAGTTCCACCGGCCGGTCACCGCCCCCGAGGACCTCCCCGAGGCCGTGCACCGCCTCTTCGCGGGGTGA
- a CDS encoding DUF1876 domain-containing protein: MHTLVGWHIEMEFQEEGDRTKAVAMVRLSDGTEVRSHGFSTRHHADAPQPRVGEEVAGARALNDLAMQLLTKAHDELKEGSRAPDYPLM, translated from the coding sequence ATGCACACACTCGTCGGATGGCACATCGAGATGGAGTTCCAGGAGGAGGGCGACCGGACGAAGGCGGTCGCGATGGTCCGGCTCTCGGACGGCACGGAGGTGCGCTCGCACGGCTTCAGCACCCGCCACCACGCCGACGCGCCCCAGCCCAGGGTCGGCGAGGAGGTCGCCGGGGCCCGCGCCCTGAACGACCTCGCCATGCAGCTCCTCACCAAGGCGCACGACGAACTCAAGGAGGGCTCACGCGCCCCCGACTACCCGCTGATGTGA
- a CDS encoding LLM class flavin-dependent oxidoreductase, producing the protein MHWTRAARLWQGQSLTVEAHQGFAHAAGNGFGVPTGLGVSLMPLRHPYEAALQARSLAISTGHPVLAGFGPGRPDLQRAMRGEPYASPLTAAEEYLTVVRGLLQGRQLDFRGRYFHCEGALPPSPAPQVQVGLGVLRPGMARVAGRVADAAITWLTPAAYLRETVIPALCEGAEAAGRPQPRVVAMVPMALPLPGQDAAAVAVAGSGAHMQAPQYADMLRRAGIDVDGGDPLANARSLIEGGAFLAGEADELVERIGEFWNSGVDEVVVNMTGVANVGGPKAAMQQIRTIVTALSDTEETR; encoded by the coding sequence GTGCACTGGACCCGGGCCGCGCGGTTGTGGCAGGGGCAGTCGCTGACGGTCGAGGCGCACCAGGGCTTCGCCCATGCGGCGGGGAACGGCTTCGGCGTGCCGACGGGGCTGGGGGTCAGCCTCATGCCGTTGCGCCATCCCTACGAGGCGGCCCTGCAGGCCCGCTCGCTGGCGATCTCCACCGGGCACCCGGTGCTCGCGGGGTTCGGTCCCGGCCGGCCCGACCTGCAGCGCGCCATGCGCGGCGAGCCCTACGCCAGCCCGCTGACCGCGGCCGAGGAGTACCTCACCGTCGTCCGCGGACTGCTGCAGGGCCGTCAACTCGACTTCCGTGGCCGGTACTTCCACTGCGAAGGCGCCCTTCCGCCCTCCCCCGCGCCCCAGGTGCAGGTCGGGCTCGGGGTGCTGCGACCGGGCATGGCGCGTGTCGCGGGCCGGGTGGCCGATGCCGCCATCACCTGGCTGACGCCCGCGGCCTACCTGCGGGAGACGGTGATCCCCGCGCTGTGCGAGGGAGCCGAGGCGGCGGGCCGTCCCCAGCCGCGGGTGGTCGCGATGGTGCCGATGGCGCTGCCGCTGCCCGGCCAGGACGCCGCGGCCGTCGCGGTGGCCGGCAGCGGTGCGCACATGCAGGCGCCGCAGTACGCCGACATGCTGCGGCGCGCCGGGATCGACGTCGACGGCGGCGACCCGCTGGCGAACGCGCGGTCCCTGATCGAGGGCGGTGCCTTCCTGGCGGGCGAGGCCGACGAGCTCGTGGAACGGATCGGGGAGTTCTGGAATTCCGGCGTGGACGAAGTGGTCGTCAACATGACCGGTGTCGCGAATGTCGGCGGGCCGAAGGCGGCCATGCAGCAGATCAGGACGATCGTCACTGCCCTGAGTGACACGGAGGAAACACGATGA